Proteins encoded together in one Rossellomorea sp. y25 window:
- the ribF gene encoding bifunctional riboflavin kinase/FAD synthetase, which translates to MKVITVHHPHSISKNDFPPLVMALGYFDGVHRGHQRVITTAVKKAKELNVSSAVMTFDPHPSVVLGHKHKHIHYITPLEDKKEIIEELGVDYLFIVRFTSEFASLIPQDFVDQYIIGLNALHVVAGFDYSYGRLGKGTMETLPFHSRDMFTSTTISKLTDDDLKVSSTLIRGSLKDGDVKKVHQLLGRPFKMKGTVIHGDKRGRKIGFPTANIELADDYLTPKVGVYAVKMKIHDKWFDGVCNIGYKPTFKNPDEYSLSIEVHIFDFHASIYGEEVYIEWYERIRDEQKFSGIEELISQIQKDKDKAIHYFSEI; encoded by the coding sequence GTGAAAGTAATAACTGTACATCATCCCCATTCAATTAGTAAGAATGATTTTCCTCCCCTTGTAATGGCTCTTGGATACTTCGATGGAGTACATAGAGGACATCAAAGGGTCATCACGACAGCAGTAAAAAAAGCGAAGGAACTCAATGTGAGTAGTGCGGTCATGACATTTGATCCCCATCCTTCAGTTGTACTGGGTCATAAACACAAACATATTCACTACATAACTCCTCTGGAAGATAAGAAAGAAATCATAGAGGAGCTGGGAGTAGATTATTTATTTATTGTTCGTTTTACATCAGAATTTGCAAGTCTGATTCCCCAGGACTTTGTTGATCAATATATTATTGGACTCAATGCACTGCATGTAGTAGCAGGATTCGATTACTCATATGGAAGGTTGGGAAAAGGGACGATGGAAACTCTTCCATTCCACTCCAGGGATATGTTTACATCCACTACAATTTCGAAATTGACAGACGATGATTTGAAAGTAAGTTCAACCTTAATAAGAGGAAGCCTCAAAGATGGGGACGTAAAGAAGGTTCATCAACTCCTGGGGAGACCGTTTAAAATGAAAGGGACAGTCATACACGGAGATAAGAGAGGCAGAAAAATAGGCTTTCCTACTGCCAATATTGAATTAGCCGACGACTATCTGACTCCTAAAGTGGGAGTGTATGCTGTTAAAATGAAAATTCATGATAAATGGTTTGATGGTGTATGTAATATTGGATACAAGCCCACTTTTAAAAATCCTGATGAATACTCTCTATCAATTGAAGTTCATATTTTTGATTTTCATGCTTCAATATATGGCGAAGAAGTGTATATCGAATGGTATGAAAGAATTAGAGATGAACAGAAATTTTCCGGGATAGAGGAATTAATCTCCCAAATTCAAAAAGATAAAGACAAAGCGATTCACTACTTTTCGGAAATTTGA
- the rpsO gene encoding 30S ribosomal protein S15 — MAITKERKNELISEYKVHENDTGSPEVQIAVLTEEINNLNDHLRVHKKDHHSRRGLLKMVGHRRNLLSYLRKKDVQRYRELINKLGLRR, encoded by the coding sequence ATGGCTATCACTAAAGAGCGTAAAAACGAACTTATCAGTGAATACAAAGTACATGAGAACGATACTGGATCTCCAGAAGTTCAAATTGCTGTCCTAACTGAAGAAATTAACAACCTGAACGATCACTTACGCGTTCACAAGAAAGACCACCACTCTCGTCGCGGTCTTCTAAAAATGGTAGGTCACCGTCGTAATCTTCTATCTTACCTACGTAAGAAAGATGTACAACGCTACCGTGAGTTAATTAACAAATTAGGTTTACGTCGATAA
- the pnp gene encoding polyribonucleotide nucleotidyltransferase → MEQTKQTFSIEWAGRELTVEVGQFAKQANGAVMVRYGDTAVLSSATASKEPKPLDFFPLTVNYEERLYAVGKIPGGFIKREGRPSEKAILASRLIDRPIRPLFADGFRNEVQVISIVMSVDQNCSSEMAAMFGSSLALSVSDIPFEGPIAGVIVGLIDGEFIINPSVEQLEKSEIHLSVAGTKDAINMVEAGADEVPEETMLEAIMFGHEEIKRLVAFQEEIVAKVGKEKSEIQLVELDQDIEAEVRSLCESELIPAIQVQEKHAREEAIKAVKNKVMAVYEEEKEADEATLKQVKKVLDKLVKNEVRRLITEDKVRPDGRKVDEIRPLSSEVGLLPRTHGSGLFTRGQTQALSICTLGALGDVQVLDGLGIEESKRFMHHYNFPQFSVGETGPIRGPGRREIGHGALGEKALDPIIPNEKDFPYTIRLVSEVLESNGSTSQASICASTLAMMDAGVPIKAPVAGIAMGLIKSGENYSILTDIQGMEDHLGDMDFKVAGTSKGVTALQMDIKIDGLSREILEEALQQAKKGRMQILDSMLATIGEARTSLSQYAPKILTMHINPDKIRDVIGPSGKQINKIIDETGVKIDIEQDGTIFISSTDEEMNKVAKKTIEDIVREVEAGQMYLGKVKRIEKFGAFVEIFSGKDGLVHISELAEERIRKVEDVVAIGDEILVKVLDIDNQGRVNLSRKAVLKEQREKEEQNQA, encoded by the coding sequence ATGGAACAAACTAAACAAACCTTTTCCATTGAATGGGCCGGAAGAGAATTAACGGTCGAAGTTGGTCAATTTGCCAAACAAGCGAATGGAGCGGTAATGGTACGCTATGGAGATACTGCGGTACTGAGCAGTGCCACAGCTTCTAAAGAACCAAAACCTTTGGATTTCTTTCCGTTAACTGTAAATTATGAAGAAAGATTATATGCGGTGGGTAAAATTCCCGGAGGATTTATTAAACGTGAAGGACGCCCTAGTGAGAAAGCGATCCTTGCGAGCCGTTTGATCGACCGTCCTATTCGTCCACTGTTCGCTGATGGATTCCGTAATGAAGTACAAGTAATCAGTATAGTGATGAGTGTAGACCAAAACTGTTCATCTGAAATGGCAGCTATGTTTGGATCTTCACTAGCACTATCTGTTTCTGATATCCCGTTTGAGGGCCCAATTGCTGGGGTCATTGTTGGTTTGATTGATGGAGAATTCATCATTAACCCTTCAGTAGAGCAACTTGAAAAGAGCGAAATCCATTTATCTGTAGCTGGTACTAAAGATGCTATCAACATGGTTGAAGCAGGTGCAGACGAAGTACCGGAAGAGACAATGCTTGAGGCAATCATGTTTGGTCATGAAGAAATTAAGCGTTTAGTTGCTTTCCAAGAGGAAATCGTCGCTAAAGTCGGTAAAGAAAAATCAGAAATTCAACTTGTGGAATTGGATCAAGACATCGAAGCAGAGGTTCGTTCATTATGTGAAAGTGAACTGATTCCAGCGATTCAAGTTCAAGAAAAACATGCTCGTGAAGAAGCAATTAAAGCAGTAAAGAATAAAGTGATGGCTGTATATGAAGAAGAGAAGGAAGCCGATGAAGCTACCCTGAAGCAAGTGAAGAAAGTGTTAGACAAGCTTGTGAAAAATGAAGTCCGTCGCTTGATTACTGAAGATAAAGTCCGTCCTGATGGCCGTAAAGTTGACGAAATCCGTCCACTTTCTTCAGAGGTTGGATTACTGCCTAGAACACATGGTTCGGGACTATTCACACGTGGACAAACTCAAGCACTAAGCATTTGTACATTAGGGGCTCTGGGAGATGTTCAGGTTCTTGATGGTTTAGGAATTGAAGAATCAAAACGATTCATGCATCATTATAATTTCCCTCAATTCAGTGTAGGGGAAACAGGACCAATCAGAGGACCGGGCCGTCGTGAAATTGGACATGGAGCACTGGGAGAAAAAGCTCTGGATCCAATTATTCCAAACGAAAAAGACTTCCCTTATACAATCCGTCTTGTATCGGAAGTACTTGAATCAAACGGTTCAACTTCTCAAGCAAGCATTTGTGCAAGTACCCTCGCGATGATGGATGCCGGTGTTCCTATTAAAGCACCTGTAGCCGGGATTGCAATGGGTCTGATCAAGTCTGGTGAAAACTACTCCATCTTAACGGACATTCAAGGAATGGAAGATCACCTTGGTGACATGGACTTTAAAGTAGCAGGGACTTCTAAGGGTGTAACCGCTCTTCAAATGGATATCAAAATTGATGGGTTATCTCGAGAGATTCTTGAAGAAGCACTTCAACAAGCCAAAAAAGGAAGAATGCAGATTCTTGATAGCATGCTAGCAACAATCGGTGAAGCAAGAACGAGCCTTTCTCAATACGCTCCGAAAATCTTAACCATGCATATTAATCCTGATAAGATCCGTGATGTTATTGGACCAAGTGGTAAACAAATCAATAAAATCATCGACGAAACAGGCGTTAAGATTGATATTGAGCAGGACGGCACAATCTTTATCTCATCTACTGATGAAGAGATGAACAAAGTGGCCAAGAAAACAATCGAAGATATCGTAAGAGAAGTTGAAGCTGGACAAATGTACCTTGGTAAAGTAAAACGAATTGAAAAATTCGGTGCATTTGTAGAAATCTTCAGTGGTAAAGATGGACTTGTCCACATTTCTGAACTTGCAGAAGAGCGTATTCGCAAAGTTGAAGATGTGGTAGCGATCGGCGATGAGATCCTTGTTAAGGTTCTGGATATCGATAACCAGGGAAGAGTCAACTTGTCAAGAAAAGCCGTTCTTAAAGAGCAGCGCGAAAAGGAAGAACAAAACCAGGCATAA
- a CDS encoding polysaccharide deacetylase family protein, giving the protein MEKRYLIGISLIAILTLVVVENPLTDQYVTGLKQESLEVNGISEPNDLTRKIKEEAKLREIPAQDAVIDTVWKATPGYNGLKVDVEASLQNMKKEKSFDEDKLIYKQIPPEKHLPDLPASPVYRGNPDKPMVSFIINVAWGNEYIPDMLATLKKHQVYATFFLEGRWVKNNPDLAKMIVDAGHEVGNHSYSHPDMKTLESAKVREELKKTNEIIEVTTGEKVKWFAPPSGSYRDEVVNIADEMHMRTIMWSVDTIDWQKPQPHVLVERVMGKMHKGAIVLMHPTASTANSLNSLILLVKEKDLRLGTISSLVKEERIVEDVDNSSRARK; this is encoded by the coding sequence ATGGAAAAAAGATACTTGATTGGAATTAGTCTCATTGCTATTCTGACTTTAGTAGTTGTTGAAAATCCGTTAACAGATCAGTATGTGACAGGACTAAAACAAGAATCACTAGAAGTAAATGGAATTAGCGAACCCAATGATCTAACTCGCAAAATAAAAGAAGAAGCAAAATTGAGAGAAATCCCAGCTCAAGATGCTGTAATAGATACAGTTTGGAAAGCTACACCAGGCTATAACGGTTTAAAAGTGGATGTAGAAGCGTCCCTTCAAAACATGAAAAAAGAGAAATCATTTGATGAAGATAAACTGATCTACAAACAGATCCCTCCTGAAAAGCATTTACCGGATTTGCCCGCATCTCCTGTATACAGAGGGAATCCAGATAAACCCATGGTTTCATTTATCATAAATGTAGCATGGGGAAATGAATATATTCCAGATATGCTTGCAACTTTGAAAAAGCATCAAGTGTATGCTACCTTCTTTTTAGAGGGGAGATGGGTTAAAAATAACCCGGACTTAGCAAAGATGATTGTTGATGCGGGACATGAAGTAGGTAATCATTCATATTCTCACCCGGATATGAAAACGTTGGAGTCAGCCAAAGTAAGGGAAGAATTGAAAAAGACGAATGAGATTATTGAGGTCACTACTGGTGAAAAAGTGAAGTGGTTTGCACCGCCTAGCGGAAGCTATCGTGATGAAGTTGTAAATATTGCAGACGAAATGCACATGAGAACAATAATGTGGAGTGTGGATACCATTGACTGGCAAAAACCACAGCCTCATGTGTTAGTGGAACGTGTGATGGGTAAGATGCATAAGGGAGCAATAGTTCTCATGCACCCTACAGCTTCTACAGCCAATTCATTAAATTCGTTAATCCTTCTAGTAAAAGAAAAAGATTTGAGACTGGGTACGATTTCAAGTCTGGTTAAAGAAGAGCGAATCGTAGAAGACGTCGATAATTCATCCCGGGCAAGGAAATAG
- a CDS encoding pitrilysin family protein, which produces MIKKYTCQNGLRIVLEEIPHVRSVAIGVWIATGSRNETEQNNGISHFLEHMFFKGTKTKTAREIAESFDSIGGQVNAFTSKEYTCYYAKVLDNHADYALHTLSDMFFNSTYVEEELNKEKNVVYEEIKMYEDTPDDIVHDLLSKAVYEEHPLGYPILGTEETLNSFNQAKLKEYMHDMYTPEQVVVSVAGNVDETFIKEVEKLFGSYEGGKGPEDRVKPAFHNNKLARKKDTEQAHLCLGFDGLQIGHPDIYNLIVLNNVLGGSMSSRLFQEVREQRGLAYSVFSYHSAYEDSGMVTIYGGTGANQLDQLFDTIDSTLQALKADGITSKELLNSKEQLKGNLMLSLESTNSRMSRNGKNELLLKRHRTLDEIVEEIDGVTMDKVNQLALDIFKDDYAISLISPDGNLPQNMRK; this is translated from the coding sequence TTGATAAAGAAATATACTTGCCAAAATGGACTACGAATCGTGCTGGAAGAAATTCCGCATGTTCGCTCAGTAGCGATAGGGGTCTGGATTGCAACAGGCTCACGAAATGAAACGGAACAAAATAATGGTATTTCCCATTTTCTGGAGCATATGTTTTTCAAAGGGACTAAAACAAAAACAGCACGTGAAATTGCAGAGTCCTTTGATAGCATTGGCGGACAAGTAAATGCATTTACTTCAAAGGAATACACCTGCTACTATGCAAAGGTTTTGGACAATCATGCAGATTATGCACTACATACACTTTCTGACATGTTCTTTAATTCTACCTATGTAGAAGAGGAATTGAATAAGGAAAAAAATGTAGTGTATGAAGAAATTAAAATGTATGAGGATACGCCGGACGATATCGTTCATGACCTGCTCAGCAAGGCAGTCTATGAAGAGCATCCCCTTGGCTATCCGATTCTGGGAACGGAAGAAACCCTGAACTCATTCAATCAAGCTAAATTAAAGGAATATATGCATGACATGTACACACCAGAGCAAGTAGTGGTCTCTGTGGCAGGAAATGTAGATGAAACTTTTATCAAAGAAGTAGAGAAGCTATTCGGATCTTATGAAGGCGGTAAAGGACCTGAGGACCGTGTTAAGCCTGCCTTTCACAACAATAAGCTTGCCCGTAAAAAAGATACAGAACAAGCTCATTTATGCTTAGGATTTGACGGTCTGCAGATTGGGCATCCAGACATCTATAACCTGATTGTATTAAACAACGTGTTAGGTGGCAGTATGTCATCCCGTCTGTTTCAGGAGGTTCGAGAGCAAAGAGGACTTGCTTACTCCGTATTTTCATATCACTCCGCTTATGAAGATAGTGGAATGGTAACCATCTATGGAGGGACAGGGGCAAATCAGTTAGATCAGTTATTCGATACAATCGACAGTACCCTGCAAGCCTTAAAAGCTGATGGTATAACCTCTAAAGAATTACTTAACAGCAAAGAGCAATTAAAGGGTAACCTTATGCTCAGCTTAGAAAGCACCAATAGCCGCATGAGTCGTAATGGTAAAAATGAGCTGTTACTAAAACGACACCGGACGCTTGATGAGATCGTCGAAGAAATCGACGGAGTTACGATGGATAAAGTGAATCAGTTGGCCCTGGACATCTTTAAAGATGATTATGCAATATCCCTCATCAGTCCCGATGGGAATCTTCCTCAAAATATGAGAAAATAA
- a CDS encoding YlmC/YmxH family sporulation protein: MRLSELSGKEIVDYKKAERLGILGQTDLEFNDKSGNINALIIPTGKWLRKQGGEIRVPWHQIRTIGADMIILEVSND; encoded by the coding sequence ATGAGATTAAGCGAGTTAAGCGGAAAAGAAATCGTCGATTATAAAAAAGCAGAACGACTAGGAATTCTTGGGCAAACCGATCTTGAATTTAATGATAAGTCAGGAAATATCAATGCGCTTATCATTCCAACCGGAAAATGGCTGCGGAAGCAAGGCGGGGAAATTCGAGTACCCTGGCATCAAATAAGAACCATCGGAGCTGATATGATCATTCTGGAAGTATCGAATGATTAA
- the dpaA gene encoding dipicolinic acid synthetase subunit A has product MLTGMQIAVLGGDARQLEIIRKLTELDAKISLVGFEQLDHAFTGATKEKLSEVDFSMIDAIILPVPGTNLQGEIDTIFSNEKIILTEEIVSQTPEHCTIYSGISNKYLDQVMSSTHRKLVQLFERDDVAIYNSIPTVEGTIMMAIQHTDFTIHGSTIVILGLGRVGMSVARTFHHLGGKVKVGVRRSEHLARVTEMGLEPFHLDNLEKEVENCDICINTIPVHIVKAAVIAKMPAHTLIIDLASKPGGTDFRYAEKRGIKALLAPGLPGIVAPKTAGQILANVLCQLLEDDFDLGKESSS; this is encoded by the coding sequence ATGCTGACCGGAATGCAGATCGCAGTTCTAGGCGGAGATGCTCGTCAACTTGAGATTATTCGGAAGCTTACGGAGTTGGATGCTAAGATCTCACTCGTAGGTTTTGAACAACTAGATCATGCCTTTACAGGGGCTACGAAAGAAAAGCTGAGTGAAGTGGACTTTTCGATGATTGATGCCATTATCTTACCTGTACCCGGCACGAATCTACAAGGAGAAATTGATACGATTTTTTCCAACGAGAAAATCATTTTAACAGAAGAAATCGTGTCACAGACGCCAGAGCACTGTACGATCTATTCAGGAATTAGTAATAAGTACTTGGATCAAGTGATGTCTTCAACGCACCGGAAACTTGTTCAGTTGTTTGAGAGAGATGATGTTGCCATTTATAATTCCATCCCTACAGTAGAGGGAACGATTATGATGGCTATTCAACATACAGACTTTACCATTCACGGATCTACCATTGTCATATTAGGTCTGGGTAGGGTAGGTATGAGTGTAGCTAGAACGTTTCATCATTTAGGGGGAAAGGTGAAGGTAGGTGTTCGCAGAAGTGAGCATCTGGCCAGGGTGACCGAAATGGGTCTAGAGCCATTCCACTTGGATAACTTAGAAAAAGAGGTTGAGAATTGTGATATATGTATAAACACAATTCCAGTGCATATAGTCAAGGCTGCTGTGATAGCAAAAATGCCAGCTCATACATTAATTATTGATTTGGCTTCAAAGCCTGGAGGTACAGATTTTCGTTATGCAGAAAAGCGGGGCATTAAAGCATTGTTAGCCCCAGGGTTGCCTGGAATCGTGGCACCTAAGACAGCCGGGCAGATTCTGGCGAATGTTCTTTGTCAATTGCTAGAGGACGATTTTGATTTAGGAAAGGAGAGTTCATCATGA
- the dpaB gene encoding dipicolinate synthase subunit B → MSVKGKRIGFGLTGSHCTYDAVFPEIERLVNNGAEVMPIVTSTVMNTETRFGKGEDWIKRIEDVTGHKVIDSIVKAEPLGPKIPLDCMVIAPLTGNSMSKFANAMTDSPVLMAAKATLRNHRPVVLGISTNDALGLNGVNLMRLISTKDIYFIPFGQDAPVSKPKSMVARMTLIQETIEEAIEGRQLQPVVIERYLD, encoded by the coding sequence ATGAGCGTAAAAGGAAAACGAATCGGGTTTGGTCTGACAGGGTCTCATTGTACGTACGATGCCGTATTCCCCGAAATCGAACGATTAGTGAATAACGGTGCGGAAGTGATGCCGATTGTTACTTCGACCGTTATGAATACGGAAACGAGATTTGGTAAGGGAGAAGACTGGATCAAGCGGATTGAGGACGTGACGGGTCATAAGGTGATCGATTCAATCGTAAAGGCGGAGCCACTCGGTCCTAAAATTCCATTGGATTGCATGGTGATCGCTCCCCTTACAGGAAATTCAATGAGTAAATTCGCAAATGCAATGACAGATTCTCCGGTATTAATGGCTGCCAAAGCGACTCTTCGTAATCACCGACCGGTAGTACTGGGGATTTCAACAAATGATGCTCTTGGTTTAAATGGTGTAAATCTAATGAGATTAATATCAACGAAAGATATTTACTTTATCCCATTCGGTCAGGATGCGCCTGTTAGTAAACCAAAATCGATGGTAGCTAGAATGACGTTAATTCAGGAAACCATTGAAGAGGCAATTGAAGGAAGACAGCTTCAGCCTGTCGTAATCGAAAGATATTTAGATTAA
- the asd gene encoding aspartate-semialdehyde dehydrogenase: MNTTGFHVAVVGATGAVGQQMLQTLEKRDFPIKQLTLLSSARSAGSTVSFKGKEWTVEEAKPESFEGVDIALFSAGGSVSKLLAPEAVKRGAIVVDNTSAYRMDPDVPLVVPEVNEEDIKLHNGIIANPNCSTIQMVAALEPIRKKYGLSKVIVSTYQAVSGAGAVAIDELHAQSQAILSGESFEPSVLPVKGDKKHYQIAYNAIPQIDKFQENGFTFEEMKMINETKKIMHMPSLKVSATCVRLPVVTGHSESVYIEIEKDSVSVKDIHSLLKDAPGVTLEDAPDEQIYPMPAHAVGKPDVFVGRVRKDLDEDKGFHMWVVSDNLLKGAAWNSVQIAESLMKLGLIK, translated from the coding sequence TTGAATACAACGGGATTTCATGTAGCGGTTGTCGGTGCTACTGGTGCAGTGGGACAGCAAATGCTACAAACATTAGAAAAAAGGGATTTTCCAATAAAACAATTAACATTATTATCTTCAGCACGCTCTGCCGGGTCTACAGTTAGCTTCAAAGGGAAAGAATGGACGGTTGAAGAAGCGAAGCCTGAAAGTTTTGAAGGAGTCGACATTGCTTTATTTAGTGCAGGTGGGAGTGTATCCAAACTTCTTGCTCCTGAAGCCGTTAAACGTGGGGCGATTGTCGTCGACAACACAAGTGCATACCGAATGGATCCAGATGTTCCTCTAGTTGTTCCAGAAGTGAATGAAGAAGATATCAAACTTCATAACGGAATCATTGCGAATCCTAACTGTTCTACTATTCAGATGGTGGCAGCACTTGAACCGATTCGTAAAAAATATGGCTTATCGAAAGTTATCGTGTCAACTTATCAGGCAGTTTCAGGGGCAGGTGCAGTGGCAATCGATGAGCTTCACGCGCAATCACAAGCCATACTGTCAGGTGAATCATTTGAGCCAAGTGTCCTGCCTGTAAAAGGGGATAAAAAGCATTATCAAATTGCTTATAATGCCATACCACAAATTGATAAATTCCAGGAGAACGGCTTTACATTTGAAGAAATGAAAATGATCAATGAAACGAAAAAAATTATGCACATGCCATCTTTAAAGGTGTCTGCAACATGTGTTAGATTACCTGTTGTAACAGGTCACTCTGAAAGTGTATATATTGAAATTGAGAAGGATTCTGTTTCAGTGAAAGATATACACTCACTGTTAAAAGATGCTCCCGGGGTAACCTTGGAAGACGCCCCGGATGAACAAATTTATCCGATGCCTGCACATGCTGTAGGAAAACCGGATGTATTTGTAGGTAGAGTGCGTAAGGATCTTGACGAAGACAAGGGTTTCCATATGTGGGTTGTGTCTGACAACTTACTTAAGGGAGCGGCTTGGAACTCTGTTCAAATCGCAGAAAGTTTAATGAAACTTGGTTTAATTAAGTAA
- the dapG gene encoding aspartate kinase, translating to MKVIVQKFGGTSVRDEASRLKALAHTKQAIDKGYKVVVVVSAMGRKGEPYATDSLLSLIGGRNTSISKREQDLLLSCGEIISSLVFSNMLLEHGIRSTALTGAQAGFRTNNDFNNAKIMEMKCSRLVKELEIHDAVVVAGFQGATKDGDVTTIGRGGSDTSASALGVALKAEFIDIFTDVEGVMTADPRISSKARPITVVSYNEVCNMAYQGAKVIHPRAVEIAMNSNVPIRIRSTYSNGEGTLVTTLENSKAHKEFRSHPVTGIAHVPNLTQIKVFAKEDQYNLQAEVFKAMAKEGISVDFINISPRGVVYTVASSVAEEAITVLKNIGHKPIVESECAKISVVGAGMTGVPGVTSAIVSSLSNEGIRILQSADSHTTIWVLVKEMDLINAINALHDTFQLQERTATFRVG from the coding sequence ATGAAAGTGATCGTTCAAAAATTTGGTGGAACGTCTGTACGTGATGAGGCAAGTCGCTTAAAGGCACTTGCCCACACAAAGCAAGCGATTGATAAGGGATATAAAGTGGTGGTAGTTGTTTCAGCTATGGGTAGAAAAGGCGAACCTTACGCTACTGACTCCCTGTTATCCTTAATCGGTGGCAGAAATACTTCAATTAGTAAGAGAGAGCAAGACTTATTATTATCTTGTGGAGAAATCATTTCTAGCCTGGTCTTCTCTAACATGCTGCTTGAACATGGAATCCGATCTACCGCTTTAACGGGTGCTCAAGCTGGGTTCCGAACAAATAATGATTTTAACAATGCGAAGATTATGGAAATGAAATGCAGCCGTTTGGTAAAAGAGCTGGAAATTCACGATGCAGTGGTCGTTGCCGGGTTTCAAGGTGCAACGAAAGATGGTGATGTCACCACGATAGGCAGAGGGGGGAGTGATACTTCCGCTTCTGCTTTAGGAGTGGCATTAAAGGCTGAATTCATCGATATTTTTACCGATGTTGAAGGGGTCATGACTGCAGATCCCCGCATTTCATCGAAAGCAAGACCGATAACGGTTGTTTCCTATAATGAAGTATGTAATATGGCATATCAGGGAGCAAAGGTGATTCATCCAAGAGCCGTTGAAATTGCAATGAATTCGAACGTTCCAATTCGAATCCGTTCCACATACTCAAATGGTGAAGGCACGCTTGTGACCACACTTGAAAATTCGAAAGCACATAAAGAATTTCGGAGTCATCCCGTAACAGGAATCGCTCATGTTCCCAATCTTACCCAAATTAAAGTATTCGCTAAGGAAGATCAATACAATCTTCAAGCCGAAGTCTTTAAAGCGATGGCTAAAGAGGGAATAAGCGTTGATTTCATTAACATTTCACCACGGGGAGTTGTTTACACTGTTGCCTCATCGGTTGCAGAAGAAGCGATTACCGTTCTGAAAAATATAGGTCATAAACCGATTGTAGAGTCTGAATGTGCTAAGATTTCAGTAGTGGGAGCGGGGATGACAGGGGTTCCTGGGGTGACTTCAGCCATTGTATCGTCGCTTTCCAACGAAGGAATCCGAATCCTCCAGTCAGCAGATAGTCATACGACTATTTGGGTTCTGGTGAAAGAGATGGACCTGATTAATGCGATTAATGCACTTCATGATACATTTCAACTACAAGAGAGAACCGCTACATTCAGGGTAGGATAA
- the dapA gene encoding 4-hydroxy-tetrahydrodipicolinate synthase, translating to MNFGRVSTAMVTPFDRKGNIDFIKTTQLIQYLIENGSDSLVVAGTTGESPTLTKEEKIALFRHVVKVVNGRVPVIAGTGSNNTHASIELTKKAVDAGVDAIMLVTPYYNKPSQEGLFQHFKAIAESTSLPVMLYNIPGRSSVNVSPETIIRLSEIENIVAVKEASGDLDSMTEIISHTPDDFMLYSGDDGLTLPVLSIGGTGIVSVASHIIGNEMQEMVTAFIGGNPMQAAGLHQKLLPIMKGLFTSPNPTPVKTALQMKGMDVGSVRLPLIPLTEVERAKLSQLLNVLS from the coding sequence TTGAATTTTGGCCGCGTTTCTACGGCGATGGTTACCCCATTTGACCGTAAAGGAAATATTGATTTCATCAAGACGACCCAATTAATACAGTATTTGATTGAAAATGGATCAGATTCGTTAGTAGTAGCCGGGACGACGGGTGAGTCTCCTACTTTAACAAAAGAAGAAAAGATTGCTTTATTTCGACATGTAGTAAAAGTAGTAAACGGAAGAGTACCTGTGATTGCCGGGACGGGAAGCAATAACACGCATGCCTCAATCGAGCTTACCAAAAAGGCAGTAGATGCAGGCGTAGATGCCATCATGCTGGTGACTCCATACTATAATAAGCCGAGTCAGGAAGGCTTATTCCAGCATTTCAAGGCGATTGCCGAATCAACAAGCTTACCTGTCATGCTGTATAATATCCCTGGACGTTCAAGCGTCAATGTTTCTCCTGAAACCATCATTCGATTGTCAGAGATTGAAAACATCGTAGCTGTTAAAGAAGCAAGCGGTGACTTAGATAGCATGACTGAAATCATTTCACATACGCCAGACGATTTTATGCTGTATAGTGGCGATGACGGTCTTACCCTGCCTGTATTGTCTATAGGTGGAACTGGTATCGTGTCTGTTGCCTCACATATCATCGGAAACGAAATGCAGGAAATGGTTACTGCATTCATAGGTGGAAATCCAATGCAGGCAGCCGGTCTGCATCAAAAACTTCTTCCGATCATGAAAGGGTTATTCACAAGTCCAAACCCTACCCCAGTAAAAACAGCCCTGCAGATGAAGGGCATGGACGTTGGATCTGTCCGTTTACCATTAATTCCACTAACTGAAGTGGAAAGAGCAAAGCTGTCTCAACTGCTGAACGTATTATCTTAG